The sequence TGATTCAAAATGCCATGAGACTCCATATTCAAGTAGCTTCTGTTCCTGAGTGTTCTACCAGataagaacaaaagaaaacaaatcttgatttttacctttaaattattcacaccaaaaaaaaaaagaacccaTTTTGAGACAGCCAGATGCTAAGAGAAATAAATGTGAAATACTtataacaataaatataaaaatggtaACTTTTAATCTAGTAGAAAACTCATGAACAGTAAAACCCTTGACTGTTACAAGAACCCTTTTTCAGACCAGAGCCAAAAGGGTTGAGACTAGGACAGTGAGATAAAGACAAGACTAATGCTAAGAATCTGAAGGAAGAGTGGAAAGATCTTACTAGAATGGCCAGCCATGGCTAGTAGGAGAAGTGAGAGAACCAGAGCAGCCATGGATGCGTTCAGAGAAAATGTCACAGTGTGaagatagagatagagagatcTCTAGAGCAAAGGAGAAGAGAAAGTGGAGAAAACACAAGAGAGAGAGTGTTGGCTACTTCTTGTGTAGAGAGTGATGTGGTGTGTTACCCTCTTTGTCTCTTCTCAAAACCCTTTTGAGTTTTTGAGTGCTTTTTTGCATCATTAAAGAACTTAGCTCgtgtagaatttttttttttggtacgtATGTTTTGAGATTTAAATTAAAGAGACATTCTATTATTATTTActggtaaaaaaataaataaaaaaacagtccatgtttattatttaatgaaaaagCCAAATTTTGTGTGGTGTTCCACACaaatgtcaaaataaaaaatgctgtattacaaaatttaatgtaaaaatTCAAACTCAAAAACACTATTACACAGTCcatctatattttaatatattgacaatattagTTAACTATTTGCAATAAATGTTCAAAATTCAAACTCAAAAGCACTATTCTCACCAACCTAAATGGCTACCAATTAAAAAGGAATAATTTATTATTGGTCCATCACATGTTAATTGTAAAATatctatacaaaaaaaaactttaccaATCCAAACGCCGTCGTTTAACTGAACCCGTATTTTTGCGGGTCGGTGTACGAGTCCTATGAAGTGACGCCGTCGTTTTAATGAAACCGTATTCTAGCGGGTCAATGAACGGGGTCCTATTGAAGTGACGCCATCGTTTTAATGAACCCGTATTTTAGCGGGTCGGTGTTACGGGTCCTAGTACAACTGTTCATTAAGTATTGAAGTGACGTCGTTTAAGCGAAAGCGATCGATCGCCTTCTTCCCCGGAGAGTTAAACCAGAAGgcgaataagaagaagaagaagaagaagcctaaACGACGCAGACGACAGCGTTTAATCATGTTGGTCCAGCTTCCTCGCTTGACAAGCTCTCTAAGAGACCCCTTCGACATCGATCAAGCCTACCTTCGCCGCAAAACCATACTCCAAACTCTCAACAAGCCTCGCAGGTCAGCTTCTCCTCCCCGAGTTCCTGAGATTTCGCCTTGATTTGAAATTCACTCGTTTATTAGGGTTTCACTGGATTCTCTAGGATCATTGTGATGACGAGTATTTGAATTGTCTTATTGTAAATACTTTAATTGAATTGGATCGTGTTGTGTTTGCTAATTCAGCTCTGGGAGTCGCCTCGATGAATCTGACCTTGCTAGGAGGATAGTTCATCAATGGGAAGGAGGTGATTTTctgatttaatttatatatatatacatatatatatatatatatatatatatatatatatatatattaattatctttataagagcatgattaacgaGGGTTCTTAGGTTTAAGAGcaggttcttagtttttttagatggtttcttatattccgataAGAACCCCATTGATTATGCTCTAAGTGGATTAGACTATGAGGTGGTGCTTTGTGTGTATGTTGATTTGAATTGGTGTAAACAGCTTCTCCAGAAGTGCGGCAAGCGTACAAGCAGTTTATTGGAGCTGTAGTGGAGTTGATAGATCGGGAAGTTCAATCAGAGGAGTTTCGTGAGGTTGCTTTTACAGCGTATCGTCTGTTTGGGAAGCcagtggaggaggaggaggacagTGGTTTTAGTGATAAGAGCGTTGCTGAAAAGAAGTAAGTACTCCTGGAAGATTGATTTATGAAAAAGGCCAAAGCTTTGTACTTTTTCTTGGGTGTTTAACgttggtttgtttttgtttttatttaacagGTTAGAGTTGCAAAATGTTGTTGGTCATGCTGTCTCGGATGCTAATGTAAAGAACGTGGCCTCCTTTGCTCTGGCACTCTACTCGATACAGCCTGCTCATCAGTCTGAGGTATATGCGGATGTGGTTGATGATGGTGCTGAATTTGGTGCGGACCTTGTTTTCAATCTACCAAGTCGTTTTCTGGTGGAAGAATCACTTGGCGAAAGAGGGTTTGAGAATGAAGAGAGCAATAGCGCTCATGCATCATTTTCTGAAGGTTGGAGTGATGTCAGTGACATGACAAAGAATCAGAATGCAGGAAAATTTGATTTAAGTTGGCTTAGAGACGCATGCGGACAGATGGTTAGAGAAAGCAATTCACAACTTTCCCGTGATGAGCTGGCAATGGCTATATGTAGGTTTCTGGATTCGGATAAGCCTGGTGAGGAGGTATGTGTGTTGTGGTGAAATATTTTGGAGTTACTATGCCTCATCCTGCAGCATATACTCAAAGTGGAAGTAAAAGGGGTTTTAACCTTTTTTTCTCTGCAGATAGCTGGAGATTTGTTGGATCTTGTTGGGGATGGCGCATTTGAGACTGTTCAAGACCTTATTATGGTAAGCCTGGCGTGtatatttctcttttatctGAACTTGTGATTGGACATTTTTTGCCTTATTAGCTTTAGATTCTACTGTATAAAATGCATGTCTCGAGAGTTGCTGTTACGTTTGAGTGGTAATCTTTATCTTGTAGCTCTTAGTTAAAGCTACGTACTAGCTTAGTCTATGTTACTGCAAGCCGGCTTTAATGGTGTTTAACTGAATCACGTTCTAATATTATTACTGAATGTTCTCGCTTGATATAAAGTCATTTCGTGGATATGTGTGGGTTTGTGCGTAGGTATAGTAAAAGACTAAGAGGGTTGTTACTCCGATATATAGTGAAGTTATTCTCTGCTTTCTAGTTTCTAAGAAATCTGAATGGTGTCTGACTTGTTGATTCCCTTTTCAGCATCGGAAGGAGATTGTTGATGCTATCCATCATGGTCAGATGGTTCTCAAGTCTGACAAAACAGCTTCAAACACCCAAACCCGGATGCCTACATATGGCACACAGGTAGTGCCATTTGAGCGAGGCCTTCCATATAATGCTgtgccaattttttttatagccaCAGTAACCCGCAGCCACCTTTCAGGTTACTGTTCAAACAGAGTCCGCAAAGCAAATTGAGAAACTTCGGCGTAAggaggaaaagaaaaacaaacgcAGTGCCGAGCTTGGTTTAGAGAGTGAAATATCGGAGGccaatttttcttatttactAGAGGCAAGTGAAAAGAATAGTGGGTTTGATGATCTGATCGGGTCTGGAGAAGCCAATTCTCTTGCATTTGCTCTTCCCCAAGGTACTGTAAGGAAGCACTTAAAAGGATATGAGGAAGTCTTTATCCCGCCTACCCCTACCGCACAATTGAAACCAGGCGAGAAACTGGTACGTCTCATCCATATCTAGAAGATAGATGACAGTTCTTGCATGTAGAAAGTTAAATCCAAGTGTTCTtcaaacatattaataaattttctagTTTAGATCCTATTGTAGCCTTTTCTGTGAGATTGCGTGCATTCTAACTTTAAATTCTTGCATGTTGCCAGATTGAGATAAAGGAGTTGGATGACGTCGCTCAAGCTGCTTTTCATGGGTACAAAACTTTGAACCGTATTCAGTCTCGAATATTTCAGACAGTTTACAACACCAATGAGAATATATTGGTGAGTCATATGTAAATTTTGTGTCCGCACCGAGCGACAATGCGAGTTACCTTCTCAAGCATAAGTATATTATGTCCTTGCAGGTGTGTGCTCCAACAGGAGCTGGAAAAACAAATATTGCTATGATCTCTGTTTTACATGAGGTAAGTACTTTTTTActtggtttaatatttttgtttcccAACCTGATTTTATCACAGACATGTTGAAAACATTTTGAGATTTTATTTACGAAGAGCgtgaatagatttttttttttaaatgtatgtATGTTGTGCTGTAAAAGAAGTTGATATATTGTAATCATGCTAAAATGTTTCATATTTTACTCATATATTATCTAATTGTCTCGCAGATTAAACAACACTTCAGGGATGGCTACTTGCACAAAAACGAGTTTAAGATTGTTTATGTAGCTCCTATGAAGGTAGAATCATGTTAATATAATCTTGTGGATAAGTTTTATCGTCagaatttttatttactttttgttcTTTATAGGCGTTAGCGGCAGAGGTCACATCAGCTTTTAGCCGTCGTCTTGGTCCATTAAATATGGTTGTGAAGGAGCTTACAGGGGATATGCAACTCACCAAGAGCGAACTTGAAGAAACTCAGgttttatataagcttacaagATATACTTAAGTTTCTTGCGGAGGCATGCATGAACTGATATATACCTGATTTATTGATTGTGAATTAGATGATAGTGACAACACCAGAAAAATGGGATGTCATTACTCGCAAAAGCAGCGACATGTCATTGTCAATGCTAGTAAAACTCTTGATCATCGATGAAGTGCACCTTCTGAATGATGATAGAGGTGCAGTGATAGAGGCATTAGTTGCTCGGACCCTCCGTCAGGTAACGTCTTGTTTTGATCATATTTTGTTCGTTGTTGAGTTAAATGCTAGAAATAATCTTTCCGTGAATATTGGTTTTGTTAAAGCAATTCTTGAAGTTATACTCTCCTCTATTTGGGCATCACTGTAAAATCTGGTTGACTTTTGTTCTGTACCAGGTAGAGTCGACGCAGACAATGATAAGAATTGTAGGCCTGTCAGCCACTTTACCTAGCTACCTACAGGTCTGTtccaacaatatatatatatatctgtcaCGATGTTTTTATGCACTACACTGTGTTACTTCATATTTCCTCGTTAGTCTCGGGAAATTATAGTCgctcaatttttatattttatttttgaacctTTTTTGTTGGGTGGATTTCAGGTTGCTCAGTTTTTACGAGTGAACCCAGACATTGGCCTTTTCTATTTTGATTCGAGCTATCGCCCAGTTCCCTTAGCTCAGCAGTATATAGGCATCACCGAGCATAACTTTGCTGCTAAAAATGCATTGTTAAATGAGATATGCTACAAAAAGGTCTATACATCTTGAATAAAGCCTTGtccatttttatgttaatatggACAGTCACTTATCTACATGGTAATGCTTTCATGTTAGGTTGCTGATTCAATTAGACAAGGTCATCAAGCAATGATTTTTGTTCATTCCCGAAAAGACACTTCAAAAACAGCTGAGAAATTGGTATatgatattttacatatttatatactgCTTCTCTTTACCCGTTCTCTTCCAAAATTCATGCATATCTTTTTTTCCTGAAATCTTAAATGTTATGTACACCTGAAAACACGTGAGGATGATTTCGCTGCAAAGTATGATTTCTCAATGGATTTCAAAATCCAGATCTAGACGTACATAACTTCAGTATTTTTGACGTAGATTGATCTTGCTCGGGAAAATGAAACGCTCGATTTGTTCACGAATGAGACTCATCCTCAATTTCACATAAGAAAGGTAAATAAGTGCATTATGCATCATCTTTTTGAAATTCATTGTTGCTACTAATTTTTTAGGTTTGTTCTTACTGAATCTCAGAAAGATGTCATCAAGTCCAGAAATAAGGAtcttgtcaaattttttgaagcTGGTTTCGGTATTCATCATGCTGGGATGTTACGATCTGATAGAACACTTACGGAGAGGCTGTTTTCCGATGGACTCTTGAAGGTACGAGATATTTTTGTCTGCTTGCTCTTTATTGCATAGATACTTATTTTCTTCCAACATGTTTTGGGCATTCAGGTGCTTGTTTGCACTGCAACTCTTGCTTGGGGTGTAAATTTGCCTGCACACACAGTCGTAATTAAGGTATGCTTATGTGTAGACAAATTGATTATGTATATTTTAGTTGTATGGCTGGTTTTTGTATAGTCAAACTTACTCTTAATCTATGCCAAGAGAAGTTTCTCTTATTGTTGGAGATCAACAAGTGGTTCTACaaatttatataatctttcatTATAGCTATAATCTGTCCTTATAGCTCAATATGTTTGGTTAATTTCCAGGGAACACAATTGTATGATGCCAAGGCTGGTGGGTGGAAAGACTTGGGAATGCTTGATGTCATGCAGGTAAAGGAAAAATTCTTCTTTGGAAAAGGGCATGACAATGCAATATTTATTAATGTGTCATACTATTATATGTATTAGATCTTTGGAAGAGCTGGGAGACCGCAGTTTGACAAGAGTGGTGAGGGAATTATTATCACATCCCATGACAAGCTGGCTTACTATCTTCGGCTGCTGACGAGTCAGCTTCCCATAGAAAGTCAGGTATTGGGCACAAACCTAAAGAACTTTGGTCTGTCATCCTAATACATAAACTTCCCGAAAGTTCCATTTGTAGTTTGATCTGTCAATTCTTTTGGCCATACAACGAGTTCCAATGTTATTCTTATTTGCAGTTCATAAGCTCCTTGAAAGACAATTTAAACGCAGAAGTGGTTTTGGGAACTGTGACTAATGTTAAGGAAGCTTGTGCTTGGCTTGGATATACATATTTGTCAATTCGGATGAAGTTAAATCCTTTGGCCTATGGCATTGGATGGGACGAGGTACGTTATTCTTTGCATGGGTAGTCTCCATAGCTATCTGCATTCCGGCTGATGAAGATCTTTGTTCTTTTCTCCACTTTTTCAGAGAGATATTGGTTCTTCACatgttttctaaaattttgtGCTGAATTTGTAAGCTCTAAAAGTTTACATGGAGATCTTTATCCTGGAGATTGTTTGTGTTCATAGTGTGTTTTCGTACCATTTTGTACTTAAAATATTCCTTGTGTTTGTGCTACAATTAAATATGTGCTTAAAACCATTCTGATCGTGCTACTCGTCACAGATAATTGCCGATCCTTCTTTAACATTGAAGCAACGGGCCCTTGTGTCTGAGGCTGCACGTTCACTGGACAAAGCTAAAATGATGAGGTTCGATGAAAAAAGTGGAAACTTCTACTGTACTGAGCTTGGACGGGTTGCAAGTCACTTCTATATTCAATACTCTAGTGTTGAAACGTACAACGAGATGTTGAAGCGGCACATGAATGAAAGCGAGGTTTGCTATAATCATTCTGTTGTTATTAAATTTCCCTTTAATGATTGATTCTAAGTTTAAATGGTTCCACCTTGTTCTTTGTTCGGTACCTTGCTAAAGATTTATCCATTACTTACTGATGTCAAATTATCTGCTGTAGATAATTGATATGGTTGCCCATTCTTCtgaatttgaaaatattgtgGTAAGAGAGGAAGAGCAGCATGAACTTGAGACTCTTGCACGTTCTTGCTGTCCCTTAGAAGTAAAGGGAGGACCTTCTAACAAACATGGAAAAATTTCGATTCTCATTCAGGTCATTGACTTTCACAATCACTGCAATATTATTTATACCTAGGATATATAAAAGATGGTTGATGTGTAGAGTTCTGATATACTGACTTTATGATCTGCAGTTGTTCATATCTCGTGGGTCAATTGATGCATTTTCTCTGGTCTCTGATGCTTCATATATTAGTGCTAGTTTAGCACGTATAATGCGTGCCCTGTTTGAGACATGTTTGCGAAAAGGGTGGTGTGAGATGACTTTATTTATGTTGGAATACTGCAAGGCAGTTGATCGTCAACTGTGGCCTCATCAACATCCTCTTCGGCAATTCGATAGGGATATACCTTTTGATGTAAGCTTCTGATAATTACATTTGACTTGCAATATGGAATATTTTTTGTCTAATTCATCTCAATCAAACAGACATTGAGAAAACTTGAAGAGCGAGGGGCCGACTTAGACCGCTTGTATGAGATGGAGGAAAAAGACATTGGAGCGCTGATTCGTTACAATCCTGGGGGAAGGGTATATCTATACATATCATAATTCAATAAGCTAatgcatttatatatttttggagaaaaacacTAACATTTCTGCGCTATCTTGCTAGTTGgtcaagcaacatctagcatATTTTCCTTCAATTCAACTGGAAGCTACTGTTAGTCCAATCACCCGCACTGTGTTGAAGGTAGCTTATGGAAGGCCTTTTCAATATTTGATTGTTCTTCAGATGCCAATCTATTTAACATCATTCATTTTGTCACAATTTTAGGTGGATTTGCGTATAACTCCAGATTTTATATGGAAGGATCGCTTTCATGGTGCTGCTCTTCGTTGGTGGATTCTCATTGAGGTTGTACCATAGAACTCCCATTAAGACACATGTGTTGCAGTGACAAATAACGAGCTGACATTTATAATCTAGTATCTCATCTTATGGCGCTACTAACCACTTGGAGGAAAAAGACTCCGTGCTGGATAGCATTTGTAAACAAGCTTGCTTGTTAACTAATGAATTTATATCTTGAATATTGTTCTCTTTTGGCAGTGTTAATATATTCCACTAGTAACACTTGTCTTGTGCAATTGTCTTTGGCAGGACACAGAGAATGATTATATCTACCACTCAGATCTTTTCACACTAACGAAACGGATGGCTAGAGGGGAACCGCAGAAGCTTTCTTTTACTGTGCCTATATTTGAACCACATCCGCCGCAATACTATGTTCATGCTATTTCTGATTCCTGGTTGCATGCAGAGTCTTTCTACACAATCTCTTTCCACAATCTTGCACTACCAGAGGTATATTGCTTCTAGAGGTTGCTATTTTCTAAGCAGTCACTAGATCATTTGTTCCTTTGAGTTGGTCAATCCTAACATTCTTCTTCATTCAGGCACGTACTTCTCACACAGAGCTTCTAGACTTGAAACCTCTTCCTGTGACTTCTCTTGGGAATAGGTTGTATGAATCGCTTTACAAATTTTCACATTTCAATCCAATACAGACTCAGGTTTGGGCATATTCTGGCCTATGCTTTCCTTTCTCTTGttcataaatgtttttcttCATCACTCCTAGTTAATTGAAAAGGTATGCTTTGGTGTTGCAGATTTTTCATGTCTTATATCACACAGACAACAATGTTCTTGTGGGAGCTCCAACTGGAAGTGGGAAAACTATATCTGCTGAACTTGCAATGTTGCGTCTCTTCAGTACCCAGCCTGATATGAAGGTATGAGTTCTCAGACTCATAAGAATTAGTCAGTTTCTAGTTTTCTATTATCTCTAAAGGGGATGCTTACTTTTTTCTGCGGCACCCAGGTTGTTTACATAGCACCACTAAAAGCTAT is a genomic window of Brassica napus cultivar Da-Ae chromosome A2, Da-Ae, whole genome shotgun sequence containing:
- the LOC106382732 gene encoding DExH-box ATP-dependent RNA helicase DExH14; this translates as MLVQLPRLTSSLRDPFDIDQAYLRRKTILQTLNKPRSSGSRLDESDLARRIVHQWEGASPEVRQAYKQFIGAVVELIDREVQSEEFREVAFTAYRLFGKPVEEEEDSGFSDKSVAEKKLELQNVVGHAVSDANVKNVASFALALYSIQPAHQSEVYADVVDDGAEFGADLVFNLPSRFLVEESLGERGFENEESNSAHASFSEGWSDVSDMTKNQNAGKFDLSWLRDACGQMVRESNSQLSRDELAMAICRFLDSDKPGEEIAGDLLDLVGDGAFETVQDLIMHRKEIVDAIHHGQMVLKSDKTASNTQTRMPTYGTQVTVQTESAKQIEKLRRKEEKKNKRSAELGLESEISEANFSYLLEASEKNSGFDDLIGSGEANSLAFALPQGTVRKHLKGYEEVFIPPTPTAQLKPGEKLIEIKELDDVAQAAFHGYKTLNRIQSRIFQTVYNTNENILVCAPTGAGKTNIAMISVLHEIKQHFRDGYLHKNEFKIVYVAPMKALAAEVTSAFSRRLGPLNMVVKELTGDMQLTKSELEETQMIVTTPEKWDVITRKSSDMSLSMLVKLLIIDEVHLLNDDRGAVIEALVARTLRQVESTQTMIRIVGLSATLPSYLQVAQFLRVNPDIGLFYFDSSYRPVPLAQQYIGITEHNFAAKNALLNEICYKKVADSIRQGHQAMIFVHSRKDTSKTAEKLIDLARENETLDLFTNETHPQFHIRKKDVIKSRNKDLVKFFEAGFGIHHAGMLRSDRTLTERLFSDGLLKVLVCTATLAWGVNLPAHTVVIKGTQLYDAKAGGWKDLGMLDVMQIFGRAGRPQFDKSGEGIIITSHDKLAYYLRLLTSQLPIESQFISSLKDNLNAEVVLGTVTNVKEACAWLGYTYLSIRMKLNPLAYGIGWDEIIADPSLTLKQRALVSEAARSLDKAKMMRFDEKSGNFYCTELGRVASHFYIQYSSVETYNEMLKRHMNESEIIDMVAHSSEFENIVVREEEQHELETLARSCCPLEVKGGPSNKHGKISILIQLFISRGSIDAFSLVSDASYISASLARIMRALFETCLRKGWCEMTLFMLEYCKAVDRQLWPHQHPLRQFDRDIPFDTLRKLEERGADLDRLYEMEEKDIGALIRYNPGGRLVKQHLAYFPSIQLEATVSPITRTVLKVDLRITPDFIWKDRFHGAALRWWILIEDTENDYIYHSDLFTLTKRMARGEPQKLSFTVPIFEPHPPQYYVHAISDSWLHAESFYTISFHNLALPEARTSHTELLDLKPLPVTSLGNRLYESLYKFSHFNPIQTQIFHVLYHTDNNVLVGAPTGSGKTISAELAMLRLFSTQPDMKVVYIAPLKAIVRERMKDWKKHLVAPLGKEMVEMTGDYTPDLVALLSADIIISTPEKWDGISRNWHTRSYVKKVGLVILDEIHLLGADRGPILEVIVSRMRYISSQTERSVRFVGLSTALANAGDLADWLGVGEIGLFNFKPSVRPVPIEVHIQGYPGKYYCPRMNSMNKPAYAAICTHSPTKPVLIFVSSRRQTRLTALDLIQFAASDEHPRQFLSVSEEDLQMVLSQITDQNLRHTLQFGIGLHHAGLNDQDRSVVEELFVNNKIQVLVSTSTLAWGVNLPAHLVIIKGTEYFDGKTKRYVDFPLTEILQMMGRAGRPQFDQHGKAVILVHEPKKSFYKKFLYEPFPVESSLKERLHDHFNAEIVSGTIGNKEDAVHYLTWTYLFRRLMANPAYYGLEGTEDESVCSYLSRLVQNTFDDLEDSGCLKVTEDSVEPMMLGTIASQYYLSYMTVSMFGSNIGPDTSLEAFLHILAGASEYDELPVRHNEENYNKTLSEKVRYRVDNNHLDDPHTKANLLFQAHFSQLALPISDYNTDLKSVLDQSIRILQAMIDICANSGWLTSSLTCMRLLQMVMQGMWSDQDSSLWMIPCMNDDLLGSLTARGIHTLHQLLELPRETLKSVTGNFPASKLSQDLQRFPRIQMNVRLQRKDPNGPSTLEIRLEKISKRNTSRALAPRFPKVKDEAWWLVLGDTSTSELFAVKRVSFTGRLITRMELPPNITSLQDTKLILVSDCYLGFEQEHSIEQRPARR